One genomic region from Deltaproteobacteria bacterium encodes:
- a CDS encoding DsbA family protein: protein MQRVQQEFGQNLEVVWRSFLLRPHPNPEGSLEVFKKYTESWKRPGSMEEETLFRVWSTEQGPPSHSIPPHLAAKAAAKVNPEAFERIHARLFEAYFSENRDITDTRVLLDLWKEVQLPIETFEETNDPELLQAIYSEHDEAIAFGVTGVPAVRQDGGIGVLIGAEPVETYRRLITRA, encoded by the coding sequence CTGCAAAGGGTTCAGCAGGAGTTCGGTCAAAATCTCGAGGTGGTGTGGCGCAGCTTCCTCCTCCGCCCCCACCCGAACCCGGAAGGCAGCCTGGAAGTGTTCAAAAAATACACCGAATCCTGGAAGCGGCCCGGCAGCATGGAAGAGGAAACCCTTTTCCGCGTTTGGTCCACTGAACAAGGACCGCCTTCGCACAGCATCCCCCCGCATCTCGCGGCCAAAGCCGCGGCCAAGGTGAACCCTGAAGCTTTTGAACGAATCCACGCCCGGCTGTTTGAGGCCTACTTTTCAGAAAATCGAGACATTACCGACACCCGGGTCCTGCTCGATCTCTGGAAGGAAGTCCAATTGCCAATCGAAACCTTTGAAGAAACCAACGATCCTGAGCTCCTGCAGGCAATCTACTCCGAACACGACGAGGCCATAGCCTTCGGCGTTACCGGCGTTCCGGCTGTGCGCCAGGACGGCGGCATCGGCGTCCTTATCG